The following coding sequences lie in one Carassius carassius chromosome 1, fCarCar2.1, whole genome shotgun sequence genomic window:
- the LOC132145030 gene encoding fibroblast growth factor 21-like, with translation MSTCSTPPIMLFACFFIFFALCPPLHWCMYVPVQNVLLPFSTQVRERLLYTDNRKYGLFLEMKPDGSVRGSQVEKPNCVLNLRSVKAGETVIQSAATSLFLCVDDEDNLKGQSHYTEGDCTFQELLLPDGYSYFLSPHTKNPVSLLSKKSGQKHSAPLSRFLPVMNTQLAMAEKGEDSQIQGVKQYIKDINLDSDDPLGIGHHSHIETVFSPSLHTRK, from the exons ATGAGCACCTGTTCGACTCCGCCAATCATGCTTTTTGcctgttttttcattttttttgctcTGTGTCCTCCTCTTCATTGGTGTATGTATGTTCCTGTACAGAACGTGCTTCTGCCATTTAGCACACAAGTCAGGGAACGTCTTCTCTACACAG ATAACAGAAAATATGGGCTGTTCCTCGAAATGAAACCTGACGGCTCCGTTCGAGGGTCTCAAGTAGAGAAGCCCAACT GTGTGCTGAACCTGCGTTCGGTGAAAGCCGGGGAGACGGTCATCCAGAGCGCGGCTACATCGCTCTTCCTCTGCGTGGATGATGAAGACAACTTGAAAGGACAG TCACATTACACTGAAGGAGACTGCACCTTTCAGGAGTTGCTGCTGCCAGATGGATATTCTTATTTCCTTTCTCCACACACTAAGAATCCCGTGTCGCTCCTCTCAAAGAAGTCTGGGCAGAAACACAGCGCCCCACTATCTCGGTTCCTCCCTGTTATGAATACTCAGTTGGCAATGGCAGAGAAAGGAGAGGACAGCCAGATACAGGGGGTCAAACAATACATTAAGGACATAAACCTGGACTCTGACGACCCGCTAGGAATAGGACATCACTCACATATTGAGACTGTCTTCAGTCCCAGTCTGCACACTAGGAAATGA